From a region of the Toxotes jaculatrix isolate fToxJac2 chromosome 7, fToxJac2.pri, whole genome shotgun sequence genome:
- the LOC121184910 gene encoding protein FAM163B, with amino-acid sequence MSAGTVVIAGGILATVILLTIVAVLCLCRLQYYCCKKEESEKGEEEEPELATMSPSRPLALSAPPTPPTPEHYSDEPETYPPTFLTEANGPASYTPTPPPRRCQRSHAFCPSCARCSLPFYLQHPERLCNGGRRISYRTVQQQDLELPMDLASFYQKLNLIRSVTMREVVTHSVSTDV; translated from the exons ATGTCAGCCGGGACAGTGGTCATCGCAGGAGGAATTCTGGCTACAGTCATCTTACTGACCATCGTCGCTGTACTGTGTTTATGTAGGTTGCAG TATTACTGCTGTAAGAAGGAGGAGTCTGagaagggggaagaggaggaaccAGAGCTCGCCACCATGTCGCCGTCCCGCCCCCTGGCTCTGTCCGCTCCTCCTACGCCTCCGACACCGGAACACTACAGCGACGAGCCCGAAACCTACCCCCCCACCTTCCTCACTGAGGCCAACGGGCCCGCCAGctacacccccacccctccgcCACGCAGGTGCCAGCGCTCGCATGCCTTCTGCCCGTCCTGCGCCCGCTGCTCACTGCCCTTCTATCTGCAGCACCCGGAGCGGCTGTGCAACGGCGGGCGCAGGATCAGCTACAggactgtgcagcagcaggaccTGGAACTGCCCATGGACCTGGCCAGCTTCTACCAGAAGCTCAACCTCATCCGCTCGGTCACCATGAGGGAGGTGGTCACCCACAGCGTCAGCACCGACGTGTAG